One region of Fragaria vesca subsp. vesca linkage group LG4, FraVesHawaii_1.0, whole genome shotgun sequence genomic DNA includes:
- the LOC101300332 gene encoding auxin-responsive protein IAA33-like: MNYFQSQRQDSLKRRWQEIRRSSATTQPSSDMITNPNGALNCFPGLLGDDDLVSTLVPPVNVVLEGRSICQRICLQKHTSYTSLAKALRQMFVDGGDVGAATAADIDSKDLDLSNAVPGHVIAYEDMENDLLLAGDLNWKDFVRVAKRIRILPAKANSRRGGGRRST; the protein is encoded by the exons ATGAATTATTTCCAGTCACAGAGACAAGACTCGTTGAAAAGGAGGTGGCAAGAGATCAGGAGATCAAGTGCAACCACTCAACCTTCTTCTGATATGATCACAAACCCTAACGGCGCTCTCAACTGCTTCCCAGGCCTTCTCGGTGATGATGATCTTGTTTCCACGTTGGTCCCTCCGGTGAATGTGGTGCTCGAAGGCCGCTCCATCTGCCAGCGCATCTGTCTCCAAAAGCATACGAGCTACACAAGTCTAGCCAAAGCCCTCAGGCAAATGTTTGTGGATGGCGGCGATGTTGGAGCTGCTACTGCGGCCGATATTGACAGTAAGGATCTCGATCTTTCAAATGCCGTTCCGGGTCATGTTATCGCTTATGAAGACATGGAGAATGATCTCCTTCTTGCCGGAGACCTGAATTGGAA GGATTTCGTACGCGTTGCGAAGAGAATTCGAATACTTCCAGCCAAGGCAAACTCAAGGAGGGGAGGAGGGAGAAGGAGCACTTAG